From Stenotrophomonas sp. SAU14A_NAIMI4_8:
CCGAACTGTGCCGAGGCCGGTGTGCTGGGCGTGCTGCCCGGCCTGGCCGGGGTGCTGCAGGCCACCGAGGTGCTGAGGCTGCTGCTGGGTATTGGCGAGCCGCTGGTCGGGCGGTTGCTGCGGTTCGATGCGTTGGGGATGCGGTTCCGGGAAAGCCGCATTGCGCCGGACCCGACGTGCCCAGTGTGTGCGCCGGGTGTGGTGTTCCCCGGGTATATCGATTACGCGGCGTTCTGCCGGGGCGGGTGAACCCGGGCGGCGCGTCATCCACGCATGGCGTGGATCTACTGGTGCGGGGTCCATCCATTGCTCAGGACCCGACGTGCCCAGTGTGTGCGCCGGGTGTGGTGTTCCCCGGGTATATCGATTACGCGGCGTTCTGCCGGGGCGGGTGACCGATCCGCCGGGCATGGCCCGGCGCTACCGCAGGGTCGATTTCGGAACGATGATGGGTTTTGTTTCCGCAATCGTTCCGTTTTCGGCACAATCAAACGCAACGCACATGCTATTGCCGTCCACCAACTTCCCCTATCGTTGACCCCATCAACGCATCTGGGGAACACACCGCATGGCGGTAGAAGCAGCGACCAGCGAACTGGTCAAGGTCGTCGCCCTGTTGGGCGCAGCGGTGGTCATGGTGCCGCTGTTCCGCAGGCTGGGCCTGGGCTCGGTACTGGGCTATTTCACCGCCGGCCTGGCCATCGGCCCGTTCGGGCTGGGCTGGTTCTCCGACCCGCAGGCGATCCTGCACACCGCCGAACTGGGCGTGGTGATGTTCCTGTTCGTCATCGGCCTGGAAATGCGGCCCTCGCACCTGTGGAGCCTGCGCAAGGAAATCTTCGGGCTGGGCACGCTGCAGATCGTCACCTGCGCGCTGGTGCTGACCAGCATCGCCAAGCTGTTCGGGCTGCCCTGGCAGGTCGCCTTCATCGGCGCCACCGGCTTCGTGCTGACCTCCACCGCGGTGGTGATGCAGCTGCTGGCCGAGCGCGGCGACATCGCGCTGCCGTCGGGGCAGAAGATCGTGTCCATCCTGCTGTTCGAAGACCTGCTGATCGTGCCGCTGCTGGCCCTGGTGGCGTGGATGGCGCCCAGCGCCGGTAGTGCCGACGGTGAGGGCTCGCGCTGGCTGTCGGTGGCCATCGGCGCCGGCGCCATCATTGGCCTGGTGCTGGTTGGCCGCTTCCTGCTGAACCCGCTGTTCCGCCTGCTGGCCGAAGCCAAGGCGCGCGAAGTGATGACCGCCGCCGCACTGCTGGTGGTGCTGGGCGCGGCCCTGCTGATGCAGCTGTCGGGCCTGTCGATGGCGATGGGCGCGTTCCTGGCCGGCGTGCTGCTGAGCGAATCGACCTTCCGCCACCAGATCGAAGCGGACATCGAACCGTTCCGCGGCATCCTGCTGGGCCTGTTCTTCCTCAGCGTGGGCATGGCGCTGGACCTGGGCGTGGTGGCCGGCAACTGGCCGCTGATCGTCGGCCTGGTGCTGGCGCTGATGGCCGCCAAGGCCCTGTGCATCTACGTGGTGGCGCGCCTGATGGGCAGCGACCACGCCCAGGCGCTGGACCGTGGCGTGCTGATGGCCCAGGGCGGCGAGTTCGCCTTCGTGCTGTTCAGTGCCGCCGCCAGCGCCGGCGTCATCAACATGGACATCAATGCCAACTTCACCGCCGTGGTGGTGCTGTCGATGGCACTGACCCCGCTGGTGGTGCTGGTTTACAAGCGCGTGGCGCCCAAGCCGGAAGTCAGCCTGGAAGGCGTGGACACCGCCGACGGCCTGTCCGGCAGCGTGCTGCTGATCGGCTTCGGCCGCTTCGGCCAGGTCGCCAGCCAGTCGCTGCTGGCGCGCGACGTGGACGTGACCATCATCGACAACGACGTGGACATGATCCACAACGCCGAGCGCTTCGGTTTCAAGATCTATTACGGCGACGGCACGCGTCTTGACGTGCTGCACGCCTCCGGCGCGGCCACCGCGCGTGCCATTGCGGTATGCGTGAACAATGCCGAAGACGCCGACCGCATCGTGGAATTGGTGGCGCACGAATTCCCGCAGGCCAAGCTGCTGGTGCGCTCGTTCGACCGCGAGCACTCGCTGCGGTTGATCCATGCCGGCGTCGATTTCCAGATTCGCGAAACCTTCGAATCGGCCTTGCTGTTCGGCCAGGCCGCGCTGATGGAACTGGGTGCCGAAGAAGAGGACGCCCAGGAAATCGCCCAGCAGATCCGCGAACGCGACGCCGAGCGCTTCGAGCTGGAAATGGCCGGCGGCAGCCTGCGCGCCGGTGCGCACATGGTGTTCGGCAGCGCACTGCCGGGGGTACCGACCCCGACGCCGTTTACCGCACCCAAGCGCAAGGCGCGCACGTTGAACGCCGACCAGGTGCCGGAAGAAGAAGAGGAATGAGGGGGGAGGGGTCAGATCCCTTTCCAACGGAAAGGGCTCTGACCCCAAGCCTCGTAGACTCCGCAGCCAGCGGGGTCAGAGCCCTTTGCCTGCGGCAAAGGGATCCGACCCCTTCCTGACCGCATCCTGCGGTGGGCGAGGGGGCCTGAATCAGGGACAATAGCGTCCCCGCCGCCGCCTGCCCCCGCATTCGATGAACGATTCCGTCGCAACGCCTCCTGCCCGCATCCTCGATGGCCGCCGTATTGCCGAGGATCTGCTCGACAGCCTGAAGGTGCGCGTTGACGCCCGCGTCGCCGCCGGCGGCAGCCGCCCGGGCCTGGCCGTGGTGCTGGTGGGCGGTGACCCGGCCTCGACCGTGTACGTGCGCAACAAGCGCCGCGCGGCCGAAAAGGTCGGCATTGAAGCCTACGACTACGATCTGCCGGCCGGCACCACCGAGGCCGAGCTGCTGGACCTGATTGACCAGCTGAATGCCGACCCGAAGATCAACGGCATCCTGATCCAGCTGCCGCTGCCGGGCATCCCGGATGCGCGCCGGCTGATCCAGCGCATCGACCCGCGCAAGGACGTGGACGGCTTCCACCCGGAAAACGTCGGCCATCTGGCCCTGCGTGAGTTCGGCCTGCGCCCCTGCACCCCGCGCGGCATCACCACGCTGCTGGGCCACACCGACCAGCCGGTGCGCGGCCGCAACGCCACCATCGTGGGCGTGAGCAACCACGTGGGCCGGCCGATGGGCCTGGAGCTGCTGATTGCCGGCTGCACCGTCACCAGCTGCCACAAGTTCACCCCCAAGGACGTGCTGGAACAGGCCGTGCGCAACGCCGACATCCTGGTGGTGGCCGTGGGCCGCCCGGGCATCGTGCCGGGTGAATGGGTGAAGCCGGGCGCCGTGGTGATCGACGTGGGCATCAACCGGCTGGACGACGGCCGCCTAGTGGGCGATGTGGGGTTTGAAGCCGCCGCCGAGCGCGCGAGCTGGATCACCCCGGTACCGGGCGGCGTGGGCCCGATGACCGTGGCCACGTTGATGCAGAACACGTTGGAAGCGGCGGAAGCTTCCTGACCAATCCCAACGGCGCCGCTGCGCTCGCCGGGCATGGCCCGGCGCTACCGGGGCGGTGTCGGCCTGCATGGCCCGCTCCTGGTAGGTGCCAACCTTGGTTGGCACACATCCGTCGGGGCCATCGGCCCATCTGGGGTGCCGGTGCCGGGCGGATCGTGCCAACCAAGGTTGGCACCTACCAAAGGCGGTTTTCCGGTTGGGTTGATCACACGCGGTTGATGCAGAACACGTTGGAAGCGGCGGAAGCCTCCTGAGGGTAGCGCCGGGCCATGCCCGGCGGATGTTTGCGGCGCCGCTGCGCTCGCCGGGCATGGCCCGGCGCTACCGGGGTGGTGTCGGCCTGCATGGCCCGCTCCTGGTAGGTGCCAACCTTGGTTGGCACACATCCGTCGGGTCCATCGGCCCATCTGGGGTACCGGTGCCGGACGGATCGTGCCAACCAAGGTTGGCACCTACCAAAGGCGGTTTTCCGGTTGGGTTGATCACACGCGGTTGATGCAGAACACGTTGGAAGCGGCGGAAGCGTCCTGACCAATCCCAACGGCGCCGCTGCGCTCGCCGGGCATGGCCCGGCGCTACCGGGGCGGTGTCTGCCTGCATGACCCGCTCCTGGTAGGTGCCAACCTTGGTTGGCACACATCCGTCGGGGCCATCGGCCCATCTGGGGTACGGGTGCCGGACGGTTCGTGCCAACCAAGGTTGGCACCTACCAAAGGCGGTTTTCCGGTTGGGTTGATCACACGCGGTTGATGCAGAACACGTTGGAAGCGGCGGAAGCGTCCTGACCAATCCCAACGGCGCCACTGCGCTCGCCGGGCATGGCCCGGCGCTACCGGGGTGGTGTCGGCCTGCATGACCCGCTCCTGGTAGGTGCCAACCTTGGTTGGCACACATCCGTCGGGGCCATCGGCCCATCTGGGGTGCCGGTGCCGGACGGTGCGTGCCAACCAAGGTTGGCACCTACCAAAGGCGGGATGCCGCCGGCCCGGATGCCCCCTGAACCGATCGCTGCCCGCGCGACACTGCGTCGCATCCACCCCCTCCCATCGGGCGTGAAAAAGGGGTAAAATGTCGCGCTTCCCCACATCTCGGGTATGCCGATGCTGCGCATCCAGGCTGAAGCACTCACTTACGACGACGTCTCGCTCGTCCCCGCCCATTCGACCATCCTGCCCAAGGACGTCAACCTCGAAACGCGGTTGACTCGCGACCTGAAGCTGAAGCTTCCGATCCTGTCTGCAGCCATGGATACCGTCACCGAAGCCCGCCTGGCCATCGCCATGGCCCAGCTCGGCGGCATGGGCATCATCCACAAGAATCTCAGCCTGGAACAGCAGGCAGCGGAAGTGGCCAAGGTCAAGAAGTTCGAGGCCGGTGTCATCCGCGACCCGATCACCGTCGGTCCGGAAACCACCATCCGCGACGTGCTGGCCCTGACCCAGGCGCACAACATCTCCGGCGTGCCGGTGGTGGGCAGCGACGGCCTGCTGGCCGGTATCGTGACCCACCGCGATATGCGCTTTGAAACCGAGCTGGACGATCCGGTCCGCCACATCATGACCAAGAAGGATCGCCTGGTCACGGTGAAGGAAGGCGCCGCCAGCGATGAAGTGCTGCAGCTGCTGCACCGCAACCGCATCGAAAAGGTGCTGGTGGTCAACGATGATTTCGCCCTGCGTGGCCTGATCACCGTGAAGGACATCCAGAAGAACACCGACTTCCCCAACGCTGCCAAGGATCTGTCGACCCGTCTGCTGGTCGGCGCTGCCGTCGGCGTGGGTGGCGATACCGATCGCCGCGTGGAAGCGCTGGTTGCCGCCGGCGTGGACGTGATCGTGGTCGATACCGCGCACGGCCACTCGCAGGGCGTGCTGGACCGCGTGGCCTGGGTGAAGAAGAACTTCCCGCACGTGCAGGTCATCGGTGGCAACATCTGCACCGGCGAAGCTGCACTGGCGCTGCTGGACAGCGGCGCGGACGCAGTGAAGGTGGGCATCGGCCCGGGCTCGATCTGCACCACGCGCGTGGTTGCCGGCGTGGGCGTGCCGCAGGTGACCGCCATCGATCTGGTGGCCGAAGCGCTGCAGGACCGCATCCCGCTGATCGCCGACGGTGGCATCCGCTACTCGGGCGACATCGGCAAGGCGCTGGCCGCCGGTGCCTCGACCATCATGGTCGGTGGCCTGCTGGCCGGTACCGAGGAATCGCCGGGCGAGACCGAGCTGTACCAGGGCCGTTCGTACAAGAGCTACCGCGGCATGGGTTCGCTGGCCGCGATGGAAAAGGGGTCGAAGGACCGTTACTTCCAGGACGCTGCCACCGCCGACAAGCTGGTGCCGGAAGGCATTGAAGGCCGCGTGCCGTACCGCGGCCCGGTGGGCGGCATCATCCACCAGCTGATGGGCGGCCTGCGCGCCACCATGGGCTACGTGGGCTGCGCCACCATCGACGACATGCGCACCAAGCCCAAGTTCGTGAAGATCAGCGGCGCCGGCCAGCGTGAGAGCCACGTCCACGACGTGACGATCACCAAGGAACCGCCGAACTACCGCGCCTGACGCGGGCCGGGCAAAGAGGAACGAGGAAGCTGATTCCCGTTCCTCTTTCTCTATCTGCTGTTGAAAAAGCATTCGAAGTTTCGTTTTCCCTACTGCATTGCCAGGGCGCCATGACCAACATCCATAACGACAAGATCCTGATCCTCGATTTCGGCGCGCAGTACACGCAGCTGATCGCGCGCCGCATCCGCGAGCTGGGCGTCTACTGCGAAATCTGGGCCTGGGACCACAACCCGGCCGAGATCGCGGCGTTTGGCGCCAAGGGCATCATCCTGTCCGGTGGCCCGGAATCGACCACGCTGCCGGGCGCCCCGGCCGCGCCGCAGGAAGTGTTCGACAGCGGCCTGCCGATCTTCGGCATCTGCTACGGCATGCAGACCCTGGCCGCGCAGCTGGGCGGTGCCACCGAAGCCGCTGACCAGCGCGAATTCGGCCACGCCGAAGTGAACGTCATCAACCCGGATGCGCTGTTCAAGGGCCTGAGCGACCACGGCGGCGAGCCGAAGCTGAATGTCTGGATGAGCCACGGCGACCATGTCTCCGTTGCGCCGCCGGGCTTCACCATCACCGCCACCACCGATCGCATTCCGGTGGCCGCCATGGCCAACGAAGAAAAGCGTTGGTACGGCGTGCAGTTCCACCCGGAAGTGACCCACACCCTGCAGGGCCAGGCGCTGCTGCGCCGCTTCGTGGTGGACGTGTGCGGCTGCCAGACCCTGTGGACCGCCGCCAACATCATCGACGACCAGATCGCCCGCGTGCGCGAACAGGTGGGCGATGACGAAGTGATCCTGGGCCTGTCCGGTGGCGTCGATTCGTCGGTGGTGGCTGCGCTGCTGCACAAGGCCATCGGCGAAAAGCTGACCTGCGTGTTCGTGGATACCGGCCTGCTGCGCTGGCAGGAAGGCGACCAGGTGATGGCGATGTTCGCCGAGCACATGGGCGTAAAGGTAGTGCGCGTGAACGCCGCCGACCGCTACTTCAACGCGCTGGAAGGCGTGAGCGACCCGGAAGCCAAGCGCAAGATCATCGGCAACCTGTTTGTTGAGATCTTCGACGAAGAGTCGAACAAGCTGAAGAACGCCAAGTGGCTGGCGCAGGGCACCATCTACCCGGACGTGATCGAGTCGGCCGGCAGCAAGACCGGCAAGGCGCATGTGATCAAGAGCCACCACAACGTGGGCGGTCTGCCGGAGCACATGAAGCTGGGCCTGGTGGAGCCGCTGCGCGAGCTGTTCAAGGATGAAGTGCGCCGCCTGGGCGTTGAGCTGGGCCTGCCGCGCACCATGGTCTACCGCCATCCGTTCCCGGGCCCGGGTCTGGGCGTGCGTATCCTGGGCGAAGTGAAGCGCGAGTACGCCGAACTGCTGGCCAAGGCCGATGCCATCTTCATTGATGAGCTGCGCAAGGCGGATCTGTACGACAAGACCAGCCAGGCGTTTGCCGTGTTCCTGCCGGTGAAGTCGGTGGGCGTGGTGGGTGATGCGCGGGCTTATGAGTGGGTGATTGCGCTAAGGGCCGTGGAGACGATTGACTTCATGACCGCGCATTGGGCGCATCTGCCGTATGAGTTCCTGGGGACCGTGAGCAACCGGATCATCAATGAGTTGCGGGGGGTTTCAAGGGTTGTCTATGACATCTCGGGGAAGCCGCCGGCTACTATTGAGTGGGAATGAGTTGAAAGAACGAGGGCGCCGAGAGGCGCCCTTTTCGTTTTTGTGTCCGCTACCCATAAGCCGAATAGATTGTGACAATGAGTATTCCTCTCCTGTCGAACGGCCTGGGTACTTTAATCGCAGTTTTGGCCATGCCGAGGCTCGTC
This genomic window contains:
- the folD gene encoding bifunctional methylenetetrahydrofolate dehydrogenase/methenyltetrahydrofolate cyclohydrolase FolD, encoding MNDSVATPPARILDGRRIAEDLLDSLKVRVDARVAAGGSRPGLAVVLVGGDPASTVYVRNKRRAAEKVGIEAYDYDLPAGTTEAELLDLIDQLNADPKINGILIQLPLPGIPDARRLIQRIDPRKDVDGFHPENVGHLALREFGLRPCTPRGITTLLGHTDQPVRGRNATIVGVSNHVGRPMGLELLIAGCTVTSCHKFTPKDVLEQAVRNADILVVAVGRPGIVPGEWVKPGAVVIDVGINRLDDGRLVGDVGFEAAAERASWITPVPGGVGPMTVATLMQNTLEAAEAS
- the guaA gene encoding glutamine-hydrolyzing GMP synthase; protein product: MTNIHNDKILILDFGAQYTQLIARRIRELGVYCEIWAWDHNPAEIAAFGAKGIILSGGPESTTLPGAPAAPQEVFDSGLPIFGICYGMQTLAAQLGGATEAADQREFGHAEVNVINPDALFKGLSDHGGEPKLNVWMSHGDHVSVAPPGFTITATTDRIPVAAMANEEKRWYGVQFHPEVTHTLQGQALLRRFVVDVCGCQTLWTAANIIDDQIARVREQVGDDEVILGLSGGVDSSVVAALLHKAIGEKLTCVFVDTGLLRWQEGDQVMAMFAEHMGVKVVRVNAADRYFNALEGVSDPEAKRKIIGNLFVEIFDEESNKLKNAKWLAQGTIYPDVIESAGSKTGKAHVIKSHHNVGGLPEHMKLGLVEPLRELFKDEVRRLGVELGLPRTMVYRHPFPGPGLGVRILGEVKREYAELLAKADAIFIDELRKADLYDKTSQAFAVFLPVKSVGVVGDARAYEWVIALRAVETIDFMTAHWAHLPYEFLGTVSNRIINELRGVSRVVYDISGKPPATIEWE
- a CDS encoding monovalent cation:proton antiporter-2 (CPA2) family protein — encoded protein: MAVEAATSELVKVVALLGAAVVMVPLFRRLGLGSVLGYFTAGLAIGPFGLGWFSDPQAILHTAELGVVMFLFVIGLEMRPSHLWSLRKEIFGLGTLQIVTCALVLTSIAKLFGLPWQVAFIGATGFVLTSTAVVMQLLAERGDIALPSGQKIVSILLFEDLLIVPLLALVAWMAPSAGSADGEGSRWLSVAIGAGAIIGLVLVGRFLLNPLFRLLAEAKAREVMTAAALLVVLGAALLMQLSGLSMAMGAFLAGVLLSESTFRHQIEADIEPFRGILLGLFFLSVGMALDLGVVAGNWPLIVGLVLALMAAKALCIYVVARLMGSDHAQALDRGVLMAQGGEFAFVLFSAAASAGVINMDINANFTAVVVLSMALTPLVVLVYKRVAPKPEVSLEGVDTADGLSGSVLLIGFGRFGQVASQSLLARDVDVTIIDNDVDMIHNAERFGFKIYYGDGTRLDVLHASGAATARAIAVCVNNAEDADRIVELVAHEFPQAKLLVRSFDREHSLRLIHAGVDFQIRETFESALLFGQAALMELGAEEEDAQEIAQQIRERDAERFELEMAGGSLRAGAHMVFGSALPGVPTPTPFTAPKRKARTLNADQVPEEEEE
- the guaB gene encoding IMP dehydrogenase — its product is MLRIQAEALTYDDVSLVPAHSTILPKDVNLETRLTRDLKLKLPILSAAMDTVTEARLAIAMAQLGGMGIIHKNLSLEQQAAEVAKVKKFEAGVIRDPITVGPETTIRDVLALTQAHNISGVPVVGSDGLLAGIVTHRDMRFETELDDPVRHIMTKKDRLVTVKEGAASDEVLQLLHRNRIEKVLVVNDDFALRGLITVKDIQKNTDFPNAAKDLSTRLLVGAAVGVGGDTDRRVEALVAAGVDVIVVDTAHGHSQGVLDRVAWVKKNFPHVQVIGGNICTGEAALALLDSGADAVKVGIGPGSICTTRVVAGVGVPQVTAIDLVAEALQDRIPLIADGGIRYSGDIGKALAAGASTIMVGGLLAGTEESPGETELYQGRSYKSYRGMGSLAAMEKGSKDRYFQDAATADKLVPEGIEGRVPYRGPVGGIIHQLMGGLRATMGYVGCATIDDMRTKPKFVKISGAGQRESHVHDVTITKEPPNYRA